The proteins below come from a single Mucilaginibacter mali genomic window:
- a CDS encoding glycoside hydrolase family 2 TIM barrel-domain containing protein has translation MYKHIGIIILLLISGKSFAQLVDKTPAAIPNAPSIYKDEPWENPMVDGINRDAARATAYSYSNIPDALKGDREKSGRMISLNGKWDFNYASKPADAPQDFYKSKVSGWHKIVVPSSMEMQGYDKPIYKSAVYPFRPVNPPHVPQDYNAVGSYQRTFTVPADWKDMNITLHFGGVSSGFKVWMNGQFLGYGEDSFLPSEFNITPYLQAGENVLSVQVIRWSDGYFLEDQDQWRMSGIHREVMLLTEPKLRIADFQWECKLDKDYKDAMLMIRPRMENLTGKAIPGYQLKAQLFDKHDKAVFEKPLQKSVESIVNEIFPRLDNVKFGLMEAKLKNPEKWSTDEPNLYTLTLSLEDSTGHVLEVKSCKVGFRSIEFAKDDSKLLINGKVTYLYGVNRPDHDPIKGKALSREDILRDVQTIKKFNFNCIRTSHYPMDPYLYDLCDQYGIMVIDEANLETHGLGSKLSNDPQWAGAYLDRVTRMVMRDKNHPSIIIWSLGNEAGRGPNHSAMAGWVHDFDITRPVHYEPAQGTPQAEGYIAPDDPRYPKTNDHSHRLQNPIDQPYVDIISRMYPGLYTAPLLANQQNGDHRPIFFVEYAHAMGNSVGNLKEFWDQWRTTPRIIGGAIWEFKDQGLLKRDSLGTPFYAYGGDYGERYYDDFTIKGIVAADGRPKAAIYECKHVFQPAESVLKDAKTGTIYIKNWGSVSNLNKYDVYLQLREDGKVIIKKPMTRVNLVAGHDTTISLKPYLSELKAGHEYLADIHFVLAQDEPWVKKGYEVAADQFALTGLVETKPVAKTYPAIAVMDYGNTYLLNNKAFKIAIDKKQGALVSFIYQGQQQVNVPLLPHFVRPVTDNDHRGWKAEKKLKDWFSNNPKLKTITIDQSQAGNGIVKVNSIYTMIKDSAIINITYIIYGDGTIKVDQDLNANPKLPNIPKIGMQMGIDKADTIITYYGRGPLENYIDRRTGFEAGIYTQNISDFMEPYVVPQENGNRTDVRWMLLANKNKEGLLVVADSLLSMSAWPYTEENIRTAKHTNKLKDAGFVTLNIDLKQMGVGGNDSWSDVAAPLEQYRIPAGNYHYSYYLVPCKAGDDSSALARKVRSGGR, from the coding sequence ATGTACAAGCATATCGGCATAATTATCCTGTTATTAATATCCGGCAAGAGCTTTGCTCAACTGGTGGATAAAACCCCGGCGGCCATCCCCAACGCGCCATCTATTTACAAAGATGAACCCTGGGAAAACCCAATGGTAGATGGTATTAACCGCGATGCGGCCCGGGCAACCGCTTATTCTTATAGTAATATACCCGATGCACTAAAAGGCGACAGAGAAAAGTCGGGAAGGATGATAAGCCTAAACGGTAAGTGGGATTTTAACTACGCCAGCAAACCTGCTGATGCGCCGCAGGATTTTTATAAAAGCAAAGTAAGCGGCTGGCATAAGATCGTAGTGCCATCAAGTATGGAGATGCAGGGGTACGATAAGCCTATCTACAAAAGCGCCGTGTACCCCTTCCGCCCGGTGAACCCGCCGCATGTGCCACAGGATTACAATGCTGTGGGCAGCTACCAGCGCACCTTTACTGTTCCGGCCGATTGGAAGGATATGAACATCACCCTGCATTTTGGCGGGGTAAGTTCGGGCTTTAAGGTGTGGATGAACGGGCAGTTTCTGGGTTATGGCGAGGATAGCTTCCTGCCGTCCGAATTTAACATCACACCTTATTTGCAGGCTGGCGAGAATGTGCTGTCGGTACAGGTGATCCGCTGGAGCGACGGTTATTTTTTGGAAGACCAGGATCAATGGCGCATGAGCGGCATCCACCGCGAGGTAATGCTGCTGACTGAACCTAAGCTGCGTATAGCCGACTTTCAGTGGGAATGCAAACTGGATAAGGACTATAAAGATGCCATGCTGATGATTCGCCCGCGTATGGAAAACCTGACTGGCAAAGCCATCCCCGGCTATCAGTTAAAAGCACAGCTATTCGATAAACACGACAAGGCCGTTTTTGAAAAGCCGCTGCAAAAAAGTGTGGAGAGCATCGTAAACGAGATCTTCCCCCGACTGGATAACGTGAAGTTTGGTCTGATGGAAGCCAAATTGAAGAACCCCGAAAAATGGAGCACCGACGAACCAAACCTGTACACTTTAACCTTGAGTTTGGAAGACAGTACCGGCCACGTGCTGGAAGTGAAAAGCTGCAAGGTTGGTTTTCGCAGTATTGAATTTGCCAAGGATGACAGCAAGTTGCTCATTAACGGAAAGGTAACCTACCTGTACGGCGTTAACCGCCCCGATCATGACCCGATAAAAGGCAAGGCCCTTTCGCGCGAAGATATTTTACGCGATGTGCAGACTATCAAGAAATTTAACTTCAACTGCATCCGCACCAGTCATTACCCAATGGATCCGTACCTGTACGATCTGTGCGATCAGTACGGCATTATGGTGATAGACGAGGCCAACCTGGAAACCCACGGCTTAGGTTCGAAACTAAGTAACGACCCGCAATGGGCGGGCGCTTATCTTGACCGTGTTACCCGCATGGTGATGCGCGATAAGAACCACCCCAGCATTATCATCTGGAGTTTAGGTAACGAGGCCGGCCGCGGGCCTAACCACTCGGCTATGGCAGGCTGGGTACACGATTTTGATATCACCCGCCCCGTACATTACGAACCAGCCCAGGGCACTCCGCAGGCCGAGGGCTACATCGCGCCCGATGATCCGCGGTATCCAAAAACTAACGACCATTCGCACCGCCTGCAAAACCCTATCGATCAGCCCTATGTAGATATCATCAGCCGCATGTACCCGGGCTTGTATACAGCACCCTTGCTGGCCAACCAGCAAAATGGCGATCATCGGCCAATATTTTTTGTGGAATATGCCCACGCTATGGGTAATTCGGTAGGTAACCTGAAAGAGTTTTGGGACCAGTGGCGCACCACGCCGCGCATTATTGGCGGGGCTATCTGGGAATTTAAAGATCAGGGCTTGTTGAAACGCGATTCATTAGGTACTCCATTTTACGCCTACGGCGGCGATTATGGAGAGCGCTATTATGATGATTTTACCATCAAGGGCATCGTAGCAGCCGACGGCAGACCGAAAGCTGCTATCTACGAGTGTAAGCATGTTTTCCAACCTGCGGAATCTGTTTTGAAAGATGCTAAAACAGGCACGATATATATCAAAAACTGGGGCAGCGTAAGTAATTTGAATAAGTACGATGTGTACCTGCAACTGCGCGAAGATGGCAAGGTCATCATCAAAAAACCAATGACCCGTGTTAATTTGGTGGCGGGCCACGATACTACCATTAGCCTGAAACCATATTTGTCGGAATTAAAAGCCGGGCACGAATACCTGGCCGATATCCATTTTGTATTGGCGCAGGATGAACCGTGGGTAAAGAAAGGTTATGAGGTAGCGGCAGATCAGTTCGCGTTGACGGGGTTAGTGGAGACAAAGCCAGTAGCTAAAACTTATCCGGCCATCGCTGTGATGGATTACGGCAATACCTATTTGCTTAACAACAAAGCCTTTAAAATAGCTATCGATAAAAAGCAGGGTGCATTGGTATCCTTTATTTATCAGGGGCAACAACAGGTGAATGTACCATTGTTGCCGCATTTCGTTCGCCCGGTTACTGATAATGATCATCGAGGCTGGAAAGCAGAAAAGAAATTAAAAGATTGGTTTAGCAATAACCCTAAATTAAAGACGATAACTATTGATCAGTCGCAGGCAGGAAACGGGATCGTAAAGGTGAACAGCATTTACACCATGATAAAGGATAGCGCGATTATCAATATCACCTATATCATTTATGGAGATGGAACGATAAAGGTCGACCAGGATCTGAATGCCAACCCCAAACTACCCAACATCCCCAAAATAGGTATGCAAATGGGTATCGATAAGGCCGATACCATCATCACCTATTATGGTCGTGGCCCGCTGGAAAATTATATCGACCGTAGGACCGGCTTCGAGGCGGGCATTTATACGCAAAACATCAGCGATTTTATGGAGCCTTACGTAGTGCCGCAGGAGAACGGTAACCGTACCGATGTGCGCTGGATGCTGCTGGCTAACAAAAATAAGGAAGGCCTGCTGGTAGTGGCCGATAGCCTGCTGAGCATGAGCGCCTGGCCTTATACCGAAGAAAATATCCGTACAGCTAAGCATACCAACAAACTAAAGGATGCCGGTTTTGTGACGCTCAATATCGACCTGAAACAAATGGGTGTTGGTGGTAACGATAGCTGGAGCGATGTGGCCGCGCCGCTTGAACAATACCGCATCCCCGCAGGGAATTATCATTACAGTTATTATTTGGTGCCCTGTAAGGCAGGCGACGATTCGTCCGCATTGGCACGTAAAGTAAGATCGGGGGGAAGATGA
- a CDS encoding alpha-L-rhamnosidase-related protein, which translates to MMTNILNLKKLSKYIGVALCLGMMFFADAAVAQKATWIWYPGDYEIWLSNKMQNRRTERGAFLPPLWKEDSHYVLVEFHKDIDLPKAEKVEIGVEGQYNLKIDGKAFAGYPKSIDIPAGKHRISLKVYNQASPPAIYVKGDKLVSDASWLVTFEDREWIDASGKSSDLSATTYVNAGAWNFNEVNTSPSAFRLPVTEQQAVKKDKSANSILVDFGKETFGFVKLLGVKGKGKATLYFGESKEEALSPDHGELMDELQIDQSQKADVTFEGSRAFRYVNIKFDGGVTVDDASMLYEYSPVEQRGSFKCNDEQINKIWDVAAYTLHLNTREFFIDGIKRDRWVWSGDAYQSYAMNYYLYFDSPTVTRTLYALRGKDPVTSHINTIMDYTFYWFLGIHDYYQYTGDKAFIKQMYPRMQSLMNWCLARRDKDGLMVGLPGDWTFIDWADGLSKKGEVSFEQLLLCRSMETMGLCADLMGEKAEAAKYRQMSAALKAKIFQYYWNAQKGALVHSRVNGKQTDNVTRYSNMFSIFFNYFTEAQKQQVKKTVLMNDKIQKITTPYMHFYELEALCTMGEQNAVLKEMKSYWGGMLNLGATTFWEEYNPAKSGADHYSMYGREFGKSLCHAWGASPIYLLGKYYLGVKPTAPGYSKYIIAPKLGGLQWMEGSVPTPNGDISVRCDTKQIKVSADTGTGTLQFTSSTLPTCKEGAVVAKGKNVYEVSIAKGKKYTVEYTAM; encoded by the coding sequence ATGATGACCAATATTTTAAACCTGAAGAAATTAAGCAAATACATCGGCGTAGCCCTATGCCTTGGCATGATGTTTTTTGCCGATGCCGCCGTAGCGCAAAAGGCTACCTGGATATGGTATCCCGGCGATTACGAGATCTGGCTAAGCAACAAAATGCAGAACCGTCGTACCGAGCGTGGCGCGTTCCTGCCGCCGCTGTGGAAAGAGGATAGCCATTACGTATTGGTAGAGTTCCATAAAGACATCGACCTGCCCAAAGCCGAAAAGGTGGAGATAGGCGTTGAGGGCCAATACAATTTAAAGATAGATGGGAAAGCCTTTGCGGGATACCCTAAAAGTATCGATATACCTGCCGGTAAACACCGCATCAGCCTGAAGGTATATAACCAGGCCAGTCCCCCAGCTATTTATGTAAAAGGGGATAAGCTGGTATCGGATGCATCGTGGCTGGTCACTTTCGAGGACAGGGAGTGGATAGATGCATCGGGCAAAAGCTCCGACCTATCGGCCACCACCTATGTAAACGCAGGGGCATGGAATTTTAACGAGGTAAACACATCGCCATCGGCTTTCAGGTTGCCGGTAACCGAGCAGCAGGCGGTGAAGAAAGATAAAAGCGCCAATAGCATTTTGGTCGATTTTGGTAAAGAAACCTTTGGTTTTGTGAAGCTGTTGGGCGTAAAAGGCAAAGGCAAAGCAACGCTGTATTTCGGCGAATCGAAGGAAGAGGCCCTGTCGCCGGATCATGGCGAGTTAATGGACGAATTGCAAATAGATCAGTCGCAAAAAGCCGATGTTACTTTTGAGGGCTCCCGGGCGTTCCGTTATGTCAATATCAAATTTGATGGTGGTGTTACCGTCGATGATGCATCGATGCTGTACGAATATTCGCCAGTTGAGCAGCGCGGGAGCTTTAAATGTAACGACGAACAGATCAATAAAATATGGGATGTGGCGGCTTACACATTGCACCTTAACACCCGCGAGTTCTTTATCGACGGTATAAAACGCGACCGCTGGGTTTGGAGCGGCGATGCATACCAAAGCTACGCCATGAATTACTACCTGTACTTCGATTCGCCGACGGTGACCCGCACGTTGTATGCCCTTCGTGGTAAAGACCCGGTGACCAGCCATATCAATACCATTATGGATTATACGTTCTACTGGTTTCTGGGTATCCACGATTATTACCAGTACACCGGCGATAAGGCTTTCATCAAACAAATGTACCCACGCATGCAAAGCCTGATGAACTGGTGCCTGGCCCGCCGCGATAAGGACGGCCTGATGGTTGGCCTGCCCGGCGACTGGACATTTATTGACTGGGCCGATGGCCTGAGCAAAAAAGGCGAAGTAAGCTTTGAGCAGCTATTGCTGTGCCGCAGTATGGAAACCATGGGCCTGTGCGCCGACCTGATGGGCGAAAAGGCCGAGGCCGCGAAGTATAGGCAAATGTCGGCAGCGCTGAAGGCTAAGATATTTCAATACTACTGGAATGCCCAAAAAGGCGCGCTGGTGCACAGCCGCGTTAACGGTAAACAAACCGATAACGTGACCCGCTACAGCAATATGTTCTCGATCTTCTTCAATTATTTTACCGAGGCGCAAAAGCAGCAGGTAAAAAAGACCGTGCTGATGAACGATAAGATCCAAAAGATAACCACGCCTTACATGCATTTTTACGAGCTGGAAGCCCTGTGTACCATGGGCGAGCAAAACGCCGTGCTTAAGGAAATGAAAAGCTACTGGGGCGGCATGCTTAACCTGGGCGCTACCACTTTTTGGGAAGAATACAACCCGGCTAAATCGGGGGCCGATCATTACAGCATGTATGGCCGCGAGTTTGGAAAAAGCCTGTGCCATGCCTGGGGTGCCAGTCCTATTTACCTGCTGGGTAAATACTACCTGGGTGTAAAACCAACCGCGCCGGGCTACAGCAAATACATCATCGCCCCCAAACTTGGCGGCCTGCAATGGATGGAAGGCAGCGTGCCCACACCTAATGGCGATATCAGCGTACGCTGCGATACCAAACAAATAAAAGTAAGCGCCGATACCGGCACCGGTACCCTGCAATTTACCAGCAGTACGTTGCCAACATGTAAAGAGGGTGCGGTAGTGGCTAAAGGGAAGAATGTTTACGAGGTGAGCATTGCTAAGGGCAAGAAATATACGGTGGAGTATACGGCGATGTAG